The Gemmatimonadota bacterium DNA window CTACCCCTCCTCCGTCCTGATGAACGCCATTTCCAGCCGCAAGTCGGCGGGGGTCAAGGAACTGGTGGCCCGCCACCCCGCCCGAACGGGATCAACGCGATCAAGTCCTCGCCGCCCTCGCCATCAGTGGCGTCACCCGGTGTTCAAGATCGGCGGCGCGCACGCCGTGGCGGCACTGGCCTTGGCACCGCAACTGTCCCCCGGGTCGACAAGATCGTCGGCCCCGGCAACAAGTGGGTCGCCGAGGCGAAGCGGCAGGTGTTCGGGCAGGTGGGGATCGACATGGTCGCGGGCCCGACCGAGGTGCTGATCCTCGCCGACGAGACGGCCCAAGCCGACCTGATTGCGGCAGACCTGATTGCCCGGGCGGAGCACGACGAAGACGCCGCCTCGTGGCTGGCGACGACATCGCGCGAGTTGGCCGATGCGATTCCCCGCAGCACTCGAGGCGGCGCGCTTACAGCCCCCCGGGCCGACGTCGCGCGTGCCCCTCACTGATGCGCAACGGATTGGTGGTGCTGGTGGCTGACCGCGCCGCGCTCGCCGAGGTCGCCAACATGCGCGCGGCGGAGCATCTCGAGATTGTCACGCGTGACGCGGACGAGCTGGCGGCACTGGTGCGCCACGCCGGCGCGATCTTCATTGGCGACTCCACGCCGGAGCCGGTGGGCGACTACATCGCCGGGCCGAGCCACGTCCTGCCGACCGGCGGCACCGCGCGTTACGCCTCGCCGCTCGGCGTCTACGACTTCGTGAAGCGCACGTCGCTCATTCGCTACTCGCGGGCGCAGTTGCTGGCCGATGCGCCGCACGTGATGGCGCTGGCAGAGGCCGAGGGGCTCTACGGACATGCCGAGGCGGTACGGCGGCGGGGTGGCCGGATGACCAGTCGCAAGCTGGCCACGGTGCTCGCGCTCACGGCGGGCTTCCTGCTGGTCGAGATCATCGGCGGCGTCATCAGCAATTCGCTGGCGCTCCGGGTGTTGCACGGGCACCATCACCATGACTTGAACGTCCGCGGCGCCTATCTCCATATCATGGGCGATGTGCTCGGCTCGGTCGGGGCCATCGTGGCGGCACTGGTGATCCACTTCTTCGGCTGGCTTCCGGCCGACGCGATCATCTCGGTGCTGGTCTCGGTGCTGATCTTCCGGAGCGCGTGGCGGCTGGTCAGCGAGAGCGGGACGATCCTGCTGGATCGGGTCCCCGAGCACATGCAGGTCTCCCAGGTCGAGGAGCGGCTGCTGGCGGTGGCGGTGTCTCCAGGTGCACGACGTCCACGTCTGGACCGTCACCACGGGGTTGGTGGCGATGAGCGCCCATGCGGTGGCGATCGACCTCGAGGGCCACCCGGCGGTGCTCAAGCAGATGGAGGGGGCGATGGCCGATCTGGGTATCGGGCACGTCACGATCCAGCTCGAGACGGGGGAGGCCTGTGGCGCCGAGGCGTGCGGTCACGAGCACCACGCCGCATCTCCCCTCCGGGGGGGTATGGCGCATCGTCACTGATTGCCTTGCGGCCCCCACCCTCGTCGGGTATTATGGCGCCCTGAGGTAACCTGACGGGCTCGTGGACAGGATTTGTCGTGGATATTCGTAACCTTGCCATCATCGCGCACGTGGACCACGGGAAGACCACCCTCGTGGACCAGATGCTTCGCCAAGCTGGCGCCTTCCGGGCCAACCAGCATGTCGAAGAGCGCGTGATGGATTCCAACCCGCTCGAGAAGGAGCGGGGGATCACCATTCTCGCCAAGAACACCGCCATCACCTGGCACAACGTGAAGATGAACATCGTCGACACGCCGGGGCACGCGGATTTCGGGGGCGAGGTCGAACGTATCTTGCGCATGGTCAACGGCGTGCTGATCCTGGTGGACGCGGCCGAAGGGCCGATGCCGCAGACGCGCTTCGTGACCCGGAAGGCGCTGGCGCTGGGCTTGCAGCCGATCGTCGCGATCAACAAGATCGACCGGCAGGACGCCGAGCCGATGCGCGTGCACGACGAAGTGCTGTCGCTGTTCATGGACCTCGACGCCACGGAGGCGCAGCTCGACTGCCCCTTCCTGTACACGTCGAGCCGCGCCGGAACCGCCACGCTCGAGCTCGACCAGCCCGGCACCACGCTGGAGCCGCTGTTCGAGACGATCCTCAAGACCGTGCCGCCGCCGTCGGGCGACCCGGAGAAGCCGTTCCAGATGCTGGTCTCGACGCTCGACTTCTCGTCGTTCATCGGCCGGATCGCGATCGGCCGGATCGAGCGGGGCCGCATCAATGTCGGCGACCAGGTCTCCCTGCTCCCGCTGGGCGAGCCGGGGATGGTGGCCGATGAGCCGGGCGTCGAGAAGGGGCGGATCACCAAGCTCTATACCTTCGACGGGCTGAACCGGATCGAAACGCCGGTGGCACAGGCCGGTGAGATCGTGGCGCTGTCGGGCTTCGAGACGCTCGAAATCGGCAAGACGTTCACCTCGGTCGAGTACCCGGAGCGGATGGCCGGCATCGCCGTCGAGGAGCCGACGATCTCGGTCGACTTCATCGTCAGCAACTCGCCGTTCGCCGGGCGCGAAGGCAAGTACGTTACGTCCCGGCAGCTGCGCGACCGACTCTTCAAGGAGCTGGAGCGGAACGTCGCCCTCCGGGTCGAGCCGACCGATTCGCCGGACACCCACTCGGTGGCCGGACGCGGTGAGCTCCACCTGGGCATCTTGATGGAGACGATGCGCCGCGAAGGGTACGAGTTCCAGGTTTCGCGGCCGCGCGTCATCCTGAAGGACGGTCCCAATGGCGAGCGCCTCGAGCCGTACGAGGAGTTGACGATCGACGTCCCCGAGGAGTACATGGGCGTCGTGATGGAGAAGCTCGGCCCCCGGAAGACCGAGATGACCGAGATGCGGAACCCGGGACAGGGGATGGTCCGGCTGACCTTCCGGATCCCGTCGCGTGGTCTC harbors:
- a CDS encoding histidinol dehydrogenase yields the protein MGIDMVAGPTEVLILADETAQADLIAADLIARAEHDEDAASWLATTSRELADAIPRSTRGGALTAPRADVARAPH
- a CDS encoding histidinol dehydrogenase; the encoded protein is MGVAPDRLREALARIPDGVRAALRWRAEQVRRNTRSSAIPASREERPDGTPARDAGDPVDAAGLACPGGKAAYPSSVLMNAISSRKSAGVKELVARHPARTGSTRSSPRRPRHQWRHPVFKIGGAHAVAALALAPQLSPGSTRSSAPATSGSPRRSGRCSGRWGSTWSRARPRC
- a CDS encoding cation diffusion facilitator family transporter is translated as MRNGLVVLVADRAALAEVANMRAAEHLEIVTRDADELAALVRHAGAIFIGDSTPEPVGDYIAGPSHVLPTGGTARYASPLGVYDFVKRTSLIRYSRAQLLADAPHVMALAEAEGLYGHAEAVRRRGGRMTSRKLATVLALTAGFLLVEIIGGVISNSLALRVLHGHHHHDLNVRGAYLHIMGDVLGSVGAIVAALVIHFFGWLPADAIISVLVSVLIFRSAWRLVSESGTILLDRVPEHMQVSQVEERLLAVAVSPGARRPRLDRHHGVGGDERPCGGDRPRGPPGGAQADGGGDGRSGYRARHDPARDGGGLWRRGVRSRAPRRISPPGGYGASSLIALRPPPSSGIMAP
- the typA gene encoding translational GTPase TypA, which encodes MDIRNLAIIAHVDHGKTTLVDQMLRQAGAFRANQHVEERVMDSNPLEKERGITILAKNTAITWHNVKMNIVDTPGHADFGGEVERILRMVNGVLILVDAAEGPMPQTRFVTRKALALGLQPIVAINKIDRQDAEPMRVHDEVLSLFMDLDATEAQLDCPFLYTSSRAGTATLELDQPGTTLEPLFETILKTVPPPSGDPEKPFQMLVSTLDFSSFIGRIAIGRIERGRINVGDQVSLLPLGEPGMVADEPGVEKGRITKLYTFDGLNRIETPVAQAGEIVALSGFETLEIGKTFTSVEYPERMAGIAVEEPTISVDFIVSNSPFAGREGKYVTSRQLRDRLFKELERNVALRVEPTDSPDTHSVAGRGELHLGILMETMRREGYEFQVSRPRVILKDGPNGERLEPYEELTIDVPEEYMGVVMEKLGPRKTEMTEMRNPGQGMVRLTFRIPSRGLFGYRSEFLTDTRGTGMMHHRFLEYGLWAGPLAGRKRGVLVADREAPVVGFALANLQERAQMFVAPGELVYEGMIVGENSRPGDMDVNVGKEKKLSNMRTTSTDENIQLEPPRPITLEYALEYIEEDELIEVTPENIRLRKRSLQATERKKVQRAANRGVDAS